CTGCACTATCACGTCACCTGCAAGCAGGTCCTGCTCCGGGTCCCTTGGCGCCAGGAACTCCAGCAGGTTTCCCACGTGCACAAACACGTCGGCGTCGCCCTTAAAAACGAAGCGCACGTCGGGGCAGTAGGCGGAGGCCCAGGCCAGAAAATGGATTTCCTTGAGCGTTAGGTTGAAGAAAGTGTCGTCGAAGGCCCAGAGCAGAATGTCCGCGTACGCACGGCTCTCAGCACGCAGCAGGGAGCTCCACTGCGTTCGAGTGCCCGCCCCCTCCGCGTCTGCCCCGTCTGTGCCCGCGCCCCGGGGCACGCCCAGCAAAAACACCCGGCGCACTAGCGCCCCCTGCACGCGACCCTCAGCACCCCACGTCTGGCGCACGGCTTGGCGCCGCTCGAAGTCCGCAGCCACCGACTTGACGGCGATGAGCAGGTCGGGTCCGCCGGGGGGGGCACCATTTCCTCGGCACTTGTGCGGCTGGTTAATGAGGAGAGGGAAGCGCCGCTGGTCCTTGGCTCGCAGATAGCGGCCAAAGTCAAAAGGTCCTGTGGGCGTGGGCGGCTCCGGCGTATCTTCTTCGTAGGCCGGCGGGACTGCGCCCGCGTCCGGCGCCTGAAATACACGGAGCCCCGGGGTGGGCCCCGGCGCCGCCCTCCCTTGAGCTCGCGGCGCGTTCGTCGTCGGGGCCGCGCCATCGCGCTGCGCATAGAGCAGGAGGCCGAGGGCGGCGCCGAGGAGCAGCGTGAGCGACGCCTCTCCGCGTAGGCGCAGCCTCCGCCTCATGTCCGCCTGGCAGGCGCCCGCGGCCCCTGCGGAGAGACTCAGTCAGGGGCTCAAGACAAGGAAGCCAACAGCCGGCAGGGGCTccggccccgccctccccgggGATAGGGCGCGGGAGGCCACATGCCTGGGGTCTCCGGCTGCTGGCCGTTCATCCCCCTCCGTTGTCCTCCTACTTTGGGCCCTGACCCCCCACCGGGATGGGCACCCTGAAAGGGCAAGAAGTTCCTCCTAGTAGCCGTCTCCCACCCTCTCAGCTCCGGCCTAGCACGGTGCCCCAGAGACAGAACAGGGAGACGCGGAGCTTCGGCCCCACCCACTTCCCGCGCTGAGGCCGAATCCCTTCTACCCATCCCTACCCACCACGGCGGTCCTTGGGATCCTGATACACGTTCGGCCCTTGGGAGCGGCGTGGCCCCGGATGCCGGGGCCTCCGGGGCTCAGCGCGGGGTCCCAAGGGCGGCCATGAACGGGGCCTGGGCCAAATGCAACGTTGGCAGGAAGGGGGGCCAGGGCTGCTGCCACGTGACCCTACAGCTGTGTGCGCCCGGACATCTGGAGCTCAGTCAGCTCCGCCCTGGCGCTGCCGGAGCGCTGTCTCCGAGTGGAGACTAATCTCTGAGAGGGATCCTCACGGTCAGCTCTCTCTGGGAAGGCTCAAAGAGGTGAGTTCTGGTCTCCGTGCAGGCTCAAACTTCCCAATTCTGCCTTTCCAGGGGACGGGAAGAAGCACTAACCTTTCTGGTTAgtttccccacccctgcctctccgGAGCAGAaagggcctgggctgggcaggaGCCCCAGCGCAGGAGGGCTTGGCATCGACCCCTCCCAGGCCATCTTTGAAAGTGCCTCTCCTCAGCTTTCCAGGAGCCCTGGTTCCGCAAGACAGGGTCCAAAAAGTGCCCCGGATACATGGCTGCCTCCTttctcctggctctgccatgcCCGCCAGCAGACACACCACGCACACAAGGACCAACAAAACTGCGTGCTCAATTCTCACAACCCTGGCAGCAGCTGTCATTGATCATGCCCAGATGGGGACGCTGCCCCTCAgggagttaagtgacttgcccaggatcgTACAGGCAGAAGGTAAGAGCACTGTCCCAGATCTTCTGGAGTTCAGTCCAAGACTCTTTCCCCTGTCCTCCCTTGCCCTTCTCCCTATCCATCCACTTGGATGCAGGAGAGGGGGACCAACCCTGTCTGCTTTAACTTCACAGGTGAGCACTTCAGTCTGTCTCTCCAGAGGCAGTTCTGAGTTCTTTAGTCCCTAGTGCCCCAGGCCATCATCGCCTCCTGCAGGAAGAAATAACCAAGCCTGGGCCCACTGCAGGCCAGGTAGGGCTGGCAGGGATTGGTTTAGCTTGGGGGACTCCTGAAGTAGACCAGTGAGCAAAGGGTTTGATGTGGACACAGGTGGGCAGAGAGGCGCTCTGGAGATTGAGGGCCCAGGCCTTACCCAGCTCTGGCTGCCACCTCTCTCTTCTTGGAACTCAGAGCCTCCAGGTCCCAGCCATGCAGTGGGGCCTGGAGTAGACAacacccaccccgccccgccccagagTTTCTGAGGGCAGACTGTGAGAACCAGCACTGCTACCCAGTACCATCCTCTTTCCAGTGGCTATGACTGCACCTTCTGACTTCTTCCCACCAATATTCTCCCTTACAAAATAAACCCTCCGACCTGAGCCTCACTCTCCCGGTCACAGACTTCTCAGGAGTCCTCTCCTCCGGCTGTCTCTGCTGCCTCACCTCCCATCCCTCCTGTGGTCTGGTTTCAGGCTGTCCACACCATGTCCCAGAAACAGCCCCCACCTAGTAACCTTTTCCCTGACTCCAGTGGACACTCCGCAGCTTTGACAGATTTGCAGCCTCCATCACAGCAGGTGATGGCTTCCAAAtctggttttcctccttcctctttgggTTGCTCTTTTTTCTGGTTGGTGACCTTCAGGACCTCCCCCTGGGCCACCCCACCCGCTCCCACCTGTACATTTCTGAATCCTAGGCCTCGACACTCTCCTGAACTCAAAACTATAGATCCAGCTATCCTTGGACTCTCTCCCTGGATATTCTACAGGAACATCATGCCCAACTTGCCCCAAACAGAGCAAGCACTTCACCTCCCCCAGGGCCCCATCTCAGCAGGCAGCTCCACCTTCCATCCAACTGGCAAAGGCAGAAACTCTGGagtcctctcccacctccctcatTCAATGTTACCAGGCCTGTTGTCCTTTGTCCTAACTCAATGTTCATCCCTTCCCTCCATCTCTGCTGCTAACTGCCCCAGCCTGGGGCAccgtcttttctctctctctgcatcctcaccagcctCCCAGCCTTAACTGCCAAAACCCTTTAAAGGCCTCTCACTAGCCTccagataaaatccaaactctgtaAATTGCCTTACTTGACCCCATGCTATCTGCCTCCCCCACTCACCAATGGGTCTCTGCAAATCCACCCACCCCTAGATCCAGCCACTCTAAACCTTCCGTTCTAAAATCCCTTCCTCTCACTTTCCTCAAGACGTCACCTGAGGCTGACCATGCCCAGAATATTGCCCTTCTCTCATTCCGCCGCCCACAACATTCACACTCATTTCTCTCCCAGGAAGCCTAACCCCTAACCTGGGTTAGGCCCCTGCTCAGTTGCTCCCACAACTCCTTGTATTTTTCACATCAAAAAACTGGTAGTATTTTATTACTGTTTCTTAACATTCAGAGTCTCAGACTGAGTGTGAACTGGGGACAGGCAGGATTCCTGTGTTTTGTTCACCACAGTATTTGCAGCAACCAAGGTGATGCCTAGGATACAGCAGATCCTTAATGAATTATATTGAATTAATGAGTAGTAATGAATTGTTCTATGAATGAAGAGGTAAGGTCTGGCTGAAAGCCCCTTTTCTGCCGTGGGAAAAGGTGAGGCCGACCTCTTGCAGCAGGTCACCCATATGCTCTGTCTCTATCCTAGTATCTAGAACAGAACCCCCAGTGGCACCCCAGCAGACATTGTGGGTGCTTGTCTGACTCCTGGAGAGGGAAGTCACCTCTGGTTGTTAAGTATGGCCTCAGAGTCCCGTGGGTGGACAGGAGGTCAGCAGTAGCAGCAGAAGGGACCCTACAGTCATCCAGGTGCTCCAAACCCTGGCTGGGCAACTGGCCGACCGCCCCTTTCTCTGGTACCCAGGCTAGGCCAGGCCGCCATGGGGATTCGCGAGGCCCAGCAAGTCCTCTGCCAGGCTGGTGAGCTCGTTCTCCTCGAGCGCCTCCACCAGGCGCTGCAGCGTGGCACGGCGGCCCTCGGCCTGCACGAAGCGCCGCAGCAGCTGGAAGGCCTGCTCATACAGCCCTTCGCGCTCGTATTCATAGGCCAGTGAGTCAAGCGCCGGGTCCCGCAATGCACGACAGCCGCGCTGCAAGGAGCGCCCCACCTTGCGCCACTTGAGGCCCACTGAGCGCGCGAACGTCTGTTGgtcctgcaggctcagcggccggtTCACTGCAGGAGGAGCGGGAAGCGGAGTGAGCTTGGAACACCCTTCCATTTACGCCCCGCGACTCTCCCGCGCAGACCTCGCCCCTCCCCAAACTCCATCCTCCCAAGTATcctgcctctgcttctctccGGGAGTCTCACCTACGGGCTGACCGTGGAACAGAAAAGTCTGGCCAGACGACGGCGG
Above is a genomic segment from Kogia breviceps isolate mKogBre1 chromosome 18, mKogBre1 haplotype 1, whole genome shotgun sequence containing:
- the B3GNT9 gene encoding UDP-GlcNAc:betaGal beta-1,3-N-acetylglucosaminyltransferase 9, which encodes MRRRLRLRGEASLTLLLGAALGLLLYAQRDGAAPTTNAPRAQGRAAPGPTPGLRVFQAPDAGAVPPAYEEDTPEPPTPTGPFDFGRYLRAKDQRRFPLLINQPHKCRGNGAPPGGPDLLIAVKSVAADFERRQAVRQTWGAEGRVQGALVRRVFLLGVPRGAGTDGADAEGAGTRTQWSSLLRAESRAYADILLWAFDDTFFNLTLKEIHFLAWASAYCPDVRFVFKGDADVFVHVGNLLEFLAPRDPEQDLLAGDVIVQARPIRVRASKYYIPEAVYGLPAYPAYAGGGGFVLSGATLRRLAGACAQVELFPIDDVFLGMCLQRLRLTPEPHPAFRTFGIPRPSAAPHLRTFDPCFYRELVVVHGLSAADIWLMWHLLHRPHGPACARPWPVAAGPFQWGP